A genomic stretch from Syntrophaceae bacterium includes:
- a CDS encoding response regulator encodes MKLRNIPIGIRLGLGLGLIGLILIVLILLSAWIINQDHQTMDSFVQRNHRQIWCASIVSDSVHSVREALTTYVHSRDEGQWSLLGVQLLTARATAGNALEEIEKLETAERGREILLQLKKNLALLDQESERVMKLQRRGEERRAQAEFLRQVHPLLISLHQHCRELITHQEQQTLLQRRAVADKHADIEASFLLFASIAIGIAVLLGVHMTRSVTVPLRNGVHIADRLAEGDLSLDIRVDRKDEAGKLLEAMKNMVARLRETKDLEQQLRQSQKLETVGRLAGGIAHDFNNVLGVILGSAELIRTSRPLDETVVRHSRSIENAVRKASGFVRPLLAFSRQQTLNLETVDIHSVLAEFHQMAQRVIGVHIELSMSLHPAPLMVHADVSQLNQVLLNLLVNARDAMPDGGAIVFETFPLTVDASILSPFPDAKAADYVVLTVSDTGVGISADIRERIFEPFFTTKKGGTGLGLSIVYGIVKQHGGFIDARNNPGGGTSFRVFLPAMPTGEESVLACPRQAAAEQGNESILLVEDNEDLRRTTEEILTMLGYSVTVAADGVEGVEVFRREQGKIDLVLMDVMMPRMGGLEAYTRMKELQPGLSTLFVTGCGVSDLPVDIRDGGSLDWIQKPFTVDDLSFRLREILRRRQMNEPAGLFEDRRQQQIQAGG; translated from the coding sequence GTGAAACTGAGAAACATCCCCATTGGAATCCGTCTCGGCCTCGGCCTTGGGCTCATCGGCCTCATCCTGATCGTGCTCATCCTTCTCAGTGCCTGGATCATCAACCAGGATCACCAAACCATGGATTCGTTCGTGCAGAGGAATCACCGGCAGATCTGGTGCGCCAGCATCGTCAGCGATTCCGTCCACTCCGTCCGGGAAGCCCTGACTACGTATGTGCATTCGCGGGACGAGGGACAATGGAGCCTTCTGGGCGTTCAGCTCCTGACCGCCCGGGCTACGGCCGGCAACGCTCTGGAGGAAATCGAGAAGCTGGAAACAGCGGAACGGGGTCGGGAAATCCTTTTGCAGCTCAAGAAAAACCTGGCCCTGCTGGACCAGGAGAGCGAGCGGGTCATGAAGCTTCAGCGAAGGGGCGAAGAACGCCGCGCCCAGGCGGAGTTCCTGCGGCAGGTCCATCCGCTCCTCATTTCTCTCCACCAGCATTGCCGGGAGCTGATCACGCACCAGGAACAGCAGACGCTGCTGCAGCGGCGGGCAGTGGCGGACAAGCATGCCGACATAGAGGCTTCATTCCTTCTCTTTGCCTCCATCGCCATCGGAATCGCCGTCCTGCTGGGCGTTCACATGACCCGAAGCGTCACCGTACCGCTCCGGAACGGGGTTCACATCGCCGACCGCCTGGCGGAGGGCGATCTTTCCCTCGACATCCGGGTCGACCGGAAGGACGAGGCGGGGAAACTCCTGGAGGCCATGAAGAACATGGTGGCCCGCCTCCGGGAGACGAAGGACCTGGAGCAGCAGCTCCGCCAGTCTCAGAAACTGGAGACCGTCGGGCGGCTGGCAGGGGGAATCGCCCACGATTTCAACAATGTTCTCGGGGTCATCCTGGGAAGCGCCGAACTGATACGAACGAGCCGTCCCCTGGATGAAACCGTTGTGAGGCACAGCCGATCCATCGAAAACGCCGTCCGGAAGGCCTCGGGCTTCGTAAGGCCGCTACTCGCCTTCAGCCGGCAGCAGACTCTGAATCTGGAGACCGTAGACATTCACTCCGTCCTGGCGGAGTTTCACCAGATGGCGCAGAGAGTGATCGGCGTTCACATCGAGCTTTCCATGTCCCTCCATCCGGCCCCGCTGATGGTCCATGCCGACGTGTCCCAGCTGAACCAGGTCCTTCTCAATCTCCTGGTGAACGCCCGGGACGCCATGCCCGATGGCGGTGCGATCGTCTTTGAAACGTTTCCTCTGACCGTGGACGCCTCGATTCTTTCACCCTTTCCGGACGCCAAAGCGGCGGACTATGTCGTTCTGACCGTTTCCGATACGGGCGTCGGCATTTCCGCCGATATCCGGGAAAGAATCTTCGAGCCTTTTTTCACGACCAAGAAGGGCGGAACCGGCCTTGGTCTTTCCATTGTCTATGGAATCGTCAAACAGCATGGCGGGTTCATCGATGCCCGGAACAATCCGGGCGGCGGGACAAGCTTTCGGGTGTTCCTGCCGGCGATGCCCACCGGGGAGGAAAGCGTACTCGCATGCCCGCGCCAAGCGGCGGCAGAGCAGGGAAACGAATCCATTCTTCTGGTCGAAGATAACGAGGACCTCCGCAGGACCACAGAGGAGATCCTGACCATGCTGGGATACTCCGTCACCGTCGCCGCCGACGGGGTGGAAGGAGTGGAGGTCTTCCGCCGGGAGCAGGGGAAAATCGATCTCGTCCTGATGGACGTTATGATGCCCAGAATGGGCGGCCTGGAAGCGTACACCCGGATGAAGGAACTCCAGCCCGGATTGTCCACCCTCTTCGTGACCGGCTGCGGAGTCAGCGACCTTCCGGTCGATATCCGGGACGGCGGCTCGCTGGATTGGATCCAGAAGCCTTTCACCGTGGACGACCTTTCCTTCAGGCTCCGGGAAATCCTTCGCAGAAGGCAGATGAACGAGCCCGCGGGATTATTCGAAGATCGCCGTCAGCAGCAGATACAGGCCGGCGGATAG
- a CDS encoding phosphatidylserine decarboxylase, which produces MTSPWWTLSTPSPSASHQYIDRGSRAVHEEHLYGDRVVRFLYSPLREHAPLLFRALTGRRISSLLGFFNYEGFLSGRLADPEEFMKKAGIDPRECLDPPIRLDTPKKIFERKIRYWECRPMPNDPAAVVSPADSRMLVGSLDETSSLFIKGKFFDLGELLGKRRWREAFEGGSFAVFRLTPDKYHYNHVPAAGKVADFYPIDGHYHACHPEAVVSLARPFSKNKRVVTVVDTDVPGGTGAGIVAMIEVVALMIGDIVQCYSRKRYDESLAVGKNLFLKRGSPKSLFRPGSSTVVLLFERNRVRFAEDIVWNMRRSGVKSIYTRGFGQPLAETEVFTRSSIGTSLGKT; this is translated from the coding sequence ATGACCAGCCCCTGGTGGACCCTTTCGACCCCGAGTCCGTCCGCGTCGCATCAGTATATTGACCGCGGGAGCCGCGCCGTTCACGAAGAGCATCTCTACGGAGACCGGGTCGTCCGCTTTCTCTATTCGCCCCTGCGGGAGCATGCCCCCCTCCTGTTCCGCGCCCTGACGGGCCGGCGCATATCGTCACTCCTGGGATTCTTTAACTACGAGGGATTCCTGAGCGGGAGGCTGGCCGATCCGGAGGAATTTATGAAAAAGGCCGGAATTGACCCCCGGGAATGCCTTGATCCGCCTATCCGGCTCGACACGCCGAAAAAAATCTTCGAGCGGAAGATCCGCTACTGGGAGTGCCGCCCGATGCCGAATGATCCCGCCGCCGTCGTGTCCCCAGCCGATTCGAGAATGCTGGTGGGATCCCTCGACGAGACGTCCAGTCTCTTCATCAAGGGAAAATTCTTCGACCTGGGGGAACTGCTGGGAAAGCGGCGATGGCGGGAGGCCTTCGAGGGGGGATCCTTCGCCGTTTTTCGGCTCACGCCGGACAAGTATCATTACAATCATGTCCCGGCGGCGGGAAAAGTCGCCGATTTTTATCCAATCGACGGGCATTACCACGCCTGCCATCCGGAGGCGGTTGTCTCTCTGGCGCGTCCCTTCTCGAAAAACAAGCGGGTCGTCACCGTCGTCGACACGGACGTTCCGGGAGGGACCGGGGCGGGCATCGTGGCCATGATCGAGGTCGTCGCCCTGATGATCGGAGACATCGTCCAGTGTTACAGCAGGAAACGGTATGATGAATCCCTCGCCGTCGGTAAGAACCTGTTCCTGAAAAGGGGTTCTCCGAAAAGCCTTTTCCGTCCGGGCAGCAGCACCGTCGTTCTCCTCTTCGAGAGGAACCGGGTTCGCTTCGCCGAGGATATCGTCTGGAACATGCGCCGCTCCGGCGTTAAAAGCATCTATACACGGGGATTCGGACAGCCCCTCGCGGAAACGGAGGTTTTTACCCGAAGCAGCATCGGGACGTCGTTGGGCAAAACGTGA
- the pstS gene encoding phosphate ABC transporter substrate-binding protein PstS: protein MNTRKACGFLLLLALFCLFPGNASGASVTLTGAGATFPLPFYLKVFDQYHLQTGAEIRYQGVGSGKGVQKLLAREVDFAGTDIASSREEGTSGDAFVRIPTCIGAVTIVYNLPGNPRLRFTAEVLADLFLGGIAVWNDPRIAALNPNVPLPGLPIQVIHRSDGSGTTDILSEYLSKASRAWREAMGAGKVLRWPVGRGTRGNAGVAGLVKEISGSVGYVELIYAMGNDMTFGQLANRSGRFVAPSMESIAMAAETAKHTNGNRSLTDTPASAGYPVVGYTWIVVFKDQSSRVGIQRKTAEELIRLLYWITHEGQRYAEELHYVPLPRAAVLQAEADLRKITFQGRPLLKRRR from the coding sequence ATGAATACTCGAAAAGCATGCGGTTTTCTTCTGTTGCTGGCACTATTCTGTCTGTTCCCGGGAAACGCTTCCGGCGCTTCCGTCACGCTGACCGGCGCCGGCGCCACCTTTCCGCTGCCGTTCTATCTGAAGGTCTTCGACCAGTACCACCTCCAGACCGGGGCTGAAATCCGTTATCAGGGCGTCGGCTCGGGCAAAGGCGTCCAGAAACTGCTGGCCCGGGAGGTGGACTTTGCCGGCACCGACATCGCTTCCTCCCGGGAAGAAGGGACGTCCGGCGACGCCTTCGTCCGGATTCCAACCTGCATCGGCGCCGTGACCATCGTTTACAATCTTCCGGGAAACCCCCGGCTCCGGTTCACGGCAGAGGTCCTGGCGGACCTGTTTCTCGGCGGGATTGCGGTCTGGAACGACCCGAGGATCGCCGCCCTCAATCCGAACGTTCCGCTCCCGGGCCTGCCGATCCAGGTGATCCACCGATCCGACGGGAGCGGGACGACGGACATCCTCAGCGAGTACCTGTCGAAAGCGAGCCGGGCATGGCGGGAGGCCATGGGTGCGGGGAAGGTCCTCCGCTGGCCCGTCGGGAGGGGTACCCGGGGGAACGCCGGCGTCGCCGGCCTGGTGAAGGAGATCTCCGGTTCCGTCGGATACGTGGAACTGATCTACGCCATGGGAAACGACATGACATTCGGACAGCTGGCGAACCGGTCGGGCCGTTTCGTCGCGCCGTCCATGGAAAGCATCGCCATGGCCGCCGAGACGGCAAAGCACACGAACGGAAACCGGTCCCTGACCGATACACCGGCTTCGGCGGGTTATCCCGTCGTCGGATACACCTGGATCGTGGTCTTCAAGGACCAGTCCAGCCGGGTCGGGATACAAAGGAAAACCGCCGAGGAACTCATCCGTCTGCTTTACTGGATAACCCATGAAGGGCAGCGGTATGCGGAGGAACTCCATTATGTTCCCCTTCCCAGAGCGGCGGTTCTGCAGGCTGAGGCGGACCTCCGGAAAATCACCTTTCAGGGCAGGCCCCTGCTCAAACGAAGACGGTAA
- a CDS encoding RNA polymerase-binding protein DksA, whose product MNTDFRNRIRQTLASRLEALQGTACRTVSAMKDGAEPCADPMDHAILEHDRQVELTIRGHERSVIRNIQEALRRIDRGLFGICVVCGSSIGERRLLAEPTTRLCRSCRELEESGERDGRNGSRGTPVVDASKGFQKGEAGEALPSHEKRRKGPHSHQRRAVEGGTGR is encoded by the coding sequence GTGAATACCGATTTCAGGAACAGGATCCGTCAGACGCTGGCCAGCCGACTCGAGGCGCTTCAGGGAACCGCCTGCCGCACCGTCTCCGCCATGAAGGACGGCGCGGAACCATGCGCCGATCCGATGGACCATGCAATCCTTGAACACGACCGCCAGGTCGAGTTGACGATCCGCGGACACGAGCGGAGCGTGATCCGGAACATCCAGGAGGCGCTTCGTAGAATCGACCGGGGATTGTTCGGGATTTGTGTCGTCTGCGGATCGTCCATCGGAGAGAGGAGGCTGCTCGCCGAGCCGACGACCCGCCTCTGCAGGAGCTGCCGGGAGTTGGAAGAGTCCGGGGAGCGGGATGGCCGGAATGGGTCCCGGGGCACGCCCGTCGTCGATGCCTCAAAGGGGTTTCAAAAGGGAGAAGCGGGAGAGGCTCTCCCGTCTCACGAGAAGAGGCGCAAGGGGCCCCATTCGCATCAGCGCCGCGCCGTTGAGGGAGGAACCGGGCGATGA
- a CDS encoding prolipoprotein diacylglyceryl transferase, giving the protein MLFVVVLGGALYTLLFWGFRTLPGESWQIAACIPRIRNADGRWDGLNLTWYGFFTATAYVLAVAVLLVLLSSIGVPPLLTLLMVLAVLVLCVPASRLIAGWVEGKRHTLTVGGASFVGLLAAPWVVLLAGAGSERFLGRPVEIMAVLAAMSISYALGEGIGRLACISFGCCYGKPLSDASPFVRKILGPFHFIFRGETKKIAYAHGLEGCPVIPVQGMTALLYTTAGLIGIVLFLEGCRTAAFILTLAITQAWRVLSEFLRADYRGEQPFSAYQAMALASVCYGLCLTFLFPEALPVGGADIKAGLASLLQQSVIIFLQVLWTALAFHTGRSSVTASRISIHVLKEKT; this is encoded by the coding sequence ATGCTGTTTGTCGTGGTTCTGGGAGGAGCGCTTTATACGCTGCTGTTCTGGGGATTCCGGACGCTTCCCGGGGAATCCTGGCAGATCGCCGCCTGCATCCCCAGGATTCGAAACGCCGACGGCCGCTGGGACGGCCTGAACCTGACCTGGTACGGGTTTTTCACGGCGACAGCCTATGTCCTGGCCGTGGCCGTCCTGCTGGTCCTTCTGTCCTCCATCGGCGTACCGCCACTGCTGACGCTCCTGATGGTCCTGGCCGTGCTGGTTCTCTGCGTCCCCGCGTCCCGCCTCATTGCGGGGTGGGTCGAAGGAAAGCGGCACACTCTCACCGTCGGCGGCGCTTCCTTCGTCGGCCTGCTGGCTGCGCCCTGGGTCGTCCTGCTCGCCGGGGCCGGATCGGAGCGCTTTCTGGGGCGACCGGTCGAAATCATGGCGGTCCTGGCGGCCATGTCGATTTCCTACGCCCTGGGGGAAGGAATCGGACGGCTCGCCTGTATCAGCTTCGGCTGCTGCTACGGGAAGCCCCTCTCCGACGCATCCCCGTTTGTCCGGAAGATCCTCGGGCCTTTCCACTTCATCTTCCGGGGGGAGACGAAGAAAATCGCCTACGCCCACGGCTTGGAGGGATGTCCGGTGATCCCCGTCCAGGGGATGACGGCCCTGCTGTACACCACGGCGGGCCTTATCGGGATCGTTCTTTTCCTGGAGGGCTGCCGGACCGCCGCGTTCATCCTGACCCTTGCGATTACCCAGGCCTGGCGGGTTCTGTCCGAGTTTCTGCGAGCCGATTATCGGGGAGAGCAGCCCTTTTCCGCATACCAGGCCATGGCCCTTGCGAGCGTATGTTACGGCCTGTGCCTGACGTTTCTCTTCCCCGAAGCTTTACCCGTAGGTGGAGCTGACATCAAAGCGGGCCTGGCATCCCTGTTGCAGCAGTCCGTGATCATCTTCCTGCAGGTCCTCTGGACGGCCCTGGCGTTTCATACGGGCCGAAGCAGCGTGACAGCCTCCCGCATTTCCATTCATGTCCTGAAGGAGAAAACCTGA
- a CDS encoding EAL and GGDEF domain-containing protein: MEPVVRTRRRFRRGNSLESPEESSIDVFVDHVDPRPHFHPILDLLTGTVLGYEVLSRGNPPFVSPCAMFGEAGKRGCTWEMERACRVAALKKITSLPDGFRTAIYFINVSPDIFSDPRFLERFTQTRLGEYGLDQGQIVLEITEEKAFADVEHFSSLIRHYVNQGFRISLDDFGSGYSGLISLVASTPHYLKLDMAIVRDVHLHEYKQKLLKSIASIATSVNAKLIAEGVESWEELDVLLKYGVRYAQGFLFGRPMADPYLPAEEMKRKIASLVKRYDSAKVELDEVIGSLAIRPMTIAQRTVDCRAMDDLFKNSLHLDHLVILDGEEISGLVTRQHFYTQTGGAFGYQLFQKKPIDAVCKRNPLVVEDRITVTTLAKLAMDRFQEDLYDPVLVVDRNRRFLGSVTMKQIITKAVELEVRCAMGANPLTNLPGNELIRNWIHDALLLHAYSILYADLDNFKGFNDVYGFLMGDEMLRLTAKVLSEVLPSLPAGSRLGHIGGDDFVIVCPGIVEDGAVQSLCEAFDREKIALFRDDHIRQGYMDIRDRQGDSVRVPLVTISIAIVDSRRVWVDPHPALFSVVAASLKKKVKQMTRETGRSGFLFEQRTYGGSDSLHFEGYGGSEAG, encoded by the coding sequence ATGGAACCCGTTGTGCGCACCCGCCGGCGTTTCCGGCGCGGCAACTCCCTGGAGTCGCCCGAAGAGAGCTCGATCGATGTATTTGTCGATCACGTCGATCCCCGCCCTCATTTCCATCCCATTCTCGATCTCCTGACGGGAACCGTCCTGGGCTATGAGGTGCTGTCCCGGGGGAATCCCCCTTTTGTAAGTCCATGCGCCATGTTCGGCGAGGCAGGAAAACGGGGGTGCACCTGGGAAATGGAGCGGGCCTGCCGGGTAGCCGCCCTGAAAAAGATCACCTCCCTTCCGGACGGTTTTCGCACCGCCATCTATTTCATCAACGTGAGCCCCGATATTTTCAGCGACCCCCGCTTCCTCGAGCGTTTCACCCAGACCCGGCTGGGCGAATACGGACTCGACCAGGGGCAGATCGTTCTCGAGATCACGGAGGAGAAGGCCTTTGCGGACGTCGAGCACTTTTCCAGCCTCATCAGGCACTATGTGAACCAGGGGTTCCGGATTTCCCTGGACGATTTCGGCTCCGGCTACTCCGGCTTGATCTCCCTTGTCGCCTCGACGCCCCATTACCTCAAACTGGACATGGCCATCGTGCGGGACGTCCATCTTCATGAATACAAACAGAAACTCCTGAAATCCATCGCTTCCATCGCTACCAGTGTGAATGCCAAACTCATCGCCGAGGGGGTCGAGTCATGGGAGGAACTGGACGTGCTCCTGAAATACGGCGTCCGTTATGCCCAGGGATTCCTGTTCGGCCGGCCCATGGCGGACCCATACCTTCCCGCGGAGGAAATGAAGCGAAAGATCGCCTCCCTGGTCAAGCGGTACGACTCAGCCAAGGTGGAGCTGGATGAAGTGATCGGCAGCCTCGCGATCCGGCCGATGACCATTGCGCAACGAACGGTGGACTGCCGGGCGATGGACGACCTGTTCAAGAATTCCCTTCACCTGGACCATCTGGTGATCCTCGACGGAGAGGAAATCAGCGGGCTCGTCACCCGGCAGCATTTCTACACCCAGACGGGAGGGGCCTTCGGCTACCAGCTCTTTCAGAAGAAACCGATTGATGCGGTCTGCAAGCGAAATCCCCTGGTGGTGGAGGACCGGATCACCGTGACCACCCTGGCTAAACTGGCCATGGACCGTTTTCAGGAGGATCTCTACGACCCGGTGCTGGTGGTGGACCGCAACCGGCGTTTCCTGGGCAGCGTGACGATGAAGCAGATCATCACGAAGGCCGTGGAGCTTGAGGTCCGCTGCGCCATGGGGGCGAATCCCCTGACAAACCTGCCCGGGAACGAGCTGATCCGGAACTGGATTCACGACGCCCTGTTGCTTCACGCCTACTCCATCCTGTACGCCGATCTGGACAACTTCAAGGGGTTCAACGATGTTTACGGATTTCTCATGGGCGACGAGATGCTGCGTCTCACCGCGAAGGTCCTGTCGGAGGTGCTCCCCTCCCTCCCGGCAGGGTCCAGGCTCGGGCACATCGGCGGGGACGATTTCGTCATCGTCTGCCCCGGGATCGTGGAAGACGGGGCGGTACAAAGCCTGTGCGAGGCATTCGACAGGGAAAAGATCGCGTTGTTTCGGGACGATCACATCCGGCAGGGATACATGGACATCCGGGATCGCCAGGGGGACTCCGTCCGGGTTCCCCTCGTGACGATCAGCATCGCCATCGTCGACAGCCGGCGCGTCTGGGTGGATCCCCATCCGGCCCTGTTTTCCGTGGTTGCGGCGTCCCTGAAGAAGAAGGTGAAACAGATGACCCGCGAAACCGGCCGGAGCGGATTCCTCTTTGAACAGCGGACCTACGGCGGTTCGGATTCCCTGCACTTTGAAGGGTATGGTGGGAGTGAGGCGGGATGA
- a CDS encoding alpha/beta fold hydrolase, protein MRVSFRILLTAVALLTIVSALILCREPSRDGLTGRIAPSTSRQASDQDHAFSWFPKKRFTTRKGVALVIHGLNLKPERMGSIIAALNRAGVDVLNVSLLGHGDNYRPFESLTPEAARLETFRNVTYPIWRQEVRNACEKAKRRAAREKVPLFFVGYSLGGLLGCDLVLTDPETAFRRMVLFAPALNVKVEAHLLKVLSPFPNLVIDSLSPRWYRANDGTPMAAYRALFDAIGHVEGNAGPGLNVPTVVLIDKEDEFISMERIREFMTETGLSRWRILPVRKDENVAASTSHHLVIDEAAVGREPWKGIEKAIVNHLLEREADS, encoded by the coding sequence ATGCGCGTGTCCTTTCGCATTCTCCTGACGGCGGTTGCCCTGCTTACGATTGTTTCCGCCTTGATTTTATGCCGGGAACCGTCACGCGACGGATTGACCGGGCGGATCGCCCCCTCGACCTCGCGGCAGGCATCCGATCAGGACCATGCCTTTTCCTGGTTTCCGAAGAAGCGATTTACGACGCGCAAAGGGGTCGCCCTTGTCATTCACGGCCTTAACCTGAAGCCGGAGCGCATGGGGTCCATCATCGCGGCTCTCAACCGCGCCGGCGTCGACGTCCTGAACGTCTCCCTCCTCGGCCACGGAGACAATTACCGGCCCTTTGAAAGCCTGACGCCCGAGGCTGCGCGTCTGGAAACCTTTCGCAACGTAACATACCCGATCTGGCGGCAGGAGGTCCGGAACGCCTGTGAAAAGGCGAAGCGACGGGCTGCCCGGGAAAAGGTTCCCCTTTTTTTCGTCGGTTATTCCCTCGGCGGGCTTCTGGGGTGCGACCTCGTCCTGACGGACCCGGAGACGGCCTTCCGCCGGATGGTTCTCTTTGCCCCCGCTTTGAATGTCAAGGTCGAGGCCCACCTCCTGAAGGTACTGTCCCCGTTTCCGAATCTGGTCATAGACAGCCTTTCCCCCCGCTGGTACCGGGCGAATGACGGCACCCCCATGGCCGCCTACAGGGCCCTGTTCGATGCCATCGGGCATGTGGAGGGCAATGCCGGTCCGGGACTGAATGTTCCGACCGTTGTCCTGATCGACAAGGAGGACGAGTTCATCTCGATGGAACGGATCCGGGAGTTCATGACCGAAACCGGACTCAGCCGCTGGCGCATTCTCCCCGTCAGGAAAGATGAGAATGTTGCGGCATCGACGTCCCATCACCTGGTCATCGACGAGGCGGCCGTGGGAAGGGAGCCCTGGAAAGGGATTGAGAAAGCCATTGTAAACCACCTTCTGGAAAGGGAGGCCGATTCATGA
- a CDS encoding DUF3047 domain-containing protein, with amino-acid sequence MRRAPGRAFLIALAIFTLAIPRSSSAPALAQTPLEANRLEVPFDPNPATPKGLPAGWRMQRHRGEPEPVLEKRGGRFYLRLVSRGDKAYGIRKEMRVDLREFPYLQWTWKAVRLPLGGDVRRRDADDQALQMYVIFPGSGVTARLSPTALAYVWDNRAPKGFVAPSPQPSMRRVRYVVLRNGTDPLGTWVTERRNIRQDASALFRDLGLGEPPPAEGILLFINTHKTGTEAEGLIGDIHFSSR; translated from the coding sequence ATGAGACGGGCGCCCGGGAGGGCCTTCTTGATCGCCCTTGCCATCTTTACCCTGGCCATTCCCCGTTCGAGTTCCGCACCGGCCCTGGCGCAGACACCCCTGGAGGCGAATAGACTGGAGGTCCCATTCGATCCGAATCCGGCCACACCGAAAGGTCTTCCGGCAGGCTGGCGGATGCAGCGCCATCGGGGAGAACCGGAGCCTGTCCTGGAAAAGCGGGGCGGACGTTTCTATCTACGATTGGTGAGCCGGGGCGACAAGGCTTACGGGATCCGCAAGGAAATGCGGGTCGATCTCCGGGAGTTTCCCTACCTGCAATGGACCTGGAAGGCTGTTCGCCTCCCGCTGGGAGGAGACGTCCGACGCCGTGATGCCGACGATCAGGCTTTGCAAATGTACGTCATTTTCCCCGGAAGTGGCGTCACCGCGAGGCTTTCTCCGACCGCCCTGGCCTATGTGTGGGACAACCGGGCGCCCAAAGGCTTTGTAGCGCCGAGTCCGCAGCCTTCCATGCGGCGGGTCCGGTACGTCGTCCTGCGCAATGGAACGGACCCGCTTGGAACCTGGGTGACGGAAAGGCGGAACATCCGGCAGGACGCATCGGCGCTTTTCCGGGATCTGGGCCTCGGCGAGCCGCCGCCAGCGGAGGGAATCCTCCTCTTCATCAATACCCATAAGACCGGGACCGAGGCGGAGGGACTCATCGGCGACATTCATTTTTCGTCCCGCTGA